A genome region from Coriobacteriia bacterium includes the following:
- a CDS encoding dihydrofolate reductase family protein: protein MGRLVYSMMQSLDGYVSDTTGKFDWAEPDEAVHRFANELQRTIGTNLLGRRMHEMMSAWETLGTRDDEPDYIREFGELWRASDKIVYSSSLDSVDTARTRIERKFEPHVVQRMKDELADDISVSGPTLAATAIAAGLVDEYQLFVVPVVVGGGQRCMPDGVRLDLRLVDQRRFDNGTLYVSYQLVR from the coding sequence ATGGGCCGGCTGGTCTACTCGATGATGCAGTCACTTGATGGCTACGTCTCGGACACCACCGGCAAGTTCGATTGGGCGGAACCTGACGAAGCCGTTCATCGGTTCGCGAATGAGCTGCAGCGCACCATCGGCACCAACCTGCTCGGCAGACGCATGCATGAGATGATGTCTGCTTGGGAGACGCTCGGTACGCGCGACGACGAGCCTGACTACATCCGTGAGTTCGGTGAGTTGTGGCGCGCATCTGACAAGATCGTTTACTCCTCCAGCCTCGACTCTGTCGACACCGCTCGGACGCGGATCGAGCGCAAGTTCGAGCCCCATGTCGTTCAACGCATGAAGGACGAACTGGCTGACGACATCTCGGTCAGCGGACCGACCTTGGCGGCTACGGCGATTGCGGCTGGTCTCGTCGACGAGTACCAGTTGTTCGTCGTGCCTGTCGTCGTGGGCGGGGGCCAGCGCTGTATGCCGGATGGAGTTCGCCTCGATCTGCGGCTCGTTGACCAGCGTCGGTTCGACAATGGCACGCTGTACGTGAGCTACCAGCTGGTCAGATGA
- a CDS encoding type II toxin-antitoxin system VapC family toxin, producing MNVVDSSGWLEFFGDGRNAEFFATPLSDAPSLIVPVITVYEVFKRALLDRGEGAALEAVALMQQGEVVELSSAAAISAARLSVEASLPMADAIILSTARARGAMFWTQDAHFEGMADVKYVSARSD from the coding sequence ATGAACGTCGTTGACTCTTCCGGGTGGCTCGAGTTCTTCGGCGACGGCCGCAATGCGGAGTTCTTTGCCACGCCGCTCTCGGACGCGCCCTCGCTGATCGTGCCCGTGATCACTGTCTACGAGGTCTTCAAGCGCGCGCTCCTCGACCGAGGCGAGGGTGCGGCACTCGAAGCGGTTGCCCTCATGCAGCAGGGTGAAGTCGTCGAGCTCTCGAGCGCCGCGGCCATCTCGGCGGCGCGGCTTAGCGTCGAGGCCTCACTTCCTATGGCTGATGCCATCATCCTGTCCACGGCGCGCGCCAGGGGCGCGATGTTCTGGACGCAGGATGCTCACTTCGAGGGTATGGCGGACGTGAAGTACGTCTCGGCGCGGTCTGACTAA